Proteins encoded together in one Vigna angularis cultivar LongXiaoDou No.4 chromosome 5, ASM1680809v1, whole genome shotgun sequence window:
- the LOC108319826 gene encoding uncharacterized protein LOC108319826 isoform X1, which translates to MIAPRAGANTLLEENVSFFFRLSFMHNVSLSHQKRAIRSFIGCPSAKDFAALWGFELNEIENCASQDQFDSVSCVSVELNVAQVSGKPDIQNGVPSLLAGAKLDEESTSQQGTITSYVTTDGLSVGITRR; encoded by the exons ATGATAGCCCCGCGTGCGGGGGCCAACACTCTTCTTGAGGaaaatgttagttttttttttcgccTCAGTTTCATG CACAATGTTTCTTTATCACACCAGAAACGAGCTATCAGGAGTTTCATAGGTTGCCCTTCTGCTAAAGACTTTGCAGCACTCTGGGGGTTTGAATTGAATGAGATTGAAAACTGTGCCAGTCAGGATCAGTTTGATTCAGTTTCTTGTGTTTCTGTGGAATTGAATGTAGCACAAGTCTCAGGAAAGCCTGATATTCAAAATGGGGTCCCTTCACTGCTAGCTGGGGCCAAACTTGATGAGGAATCGACCAGTCAACAAG GAACAATTACAAGTTATGTAACAACAGATGGTTTGTCGGTGGGTATTACACGAAGATAA
- the LOC108319826 gene encoding uncharacterized protein LOC108319826 isoform X4, producing MIAPRAGANTLLEENHNVSLSHQKRAIRSFIGCPSAKDFAALWGFELNEIENCASQDQFDSVSCVSVELNVAQVSGKPDIQNGVPSLLAGAKLDEESTSQQGTITSYVTTDGLSVGITRR from the exons ATGATAGCCCCGCGTGCGGGGGCCAACACTCTTCTTGAGGaaaat CACAATGTTTCTTTATCACACCAGAAACGAGCTATCAGGAGTTTCATAGGTTGCCCTTCTGCTAAAGACTTTGCAGCACTCTGGGGGTTTGAATTGAATGAGATTGAAAACTGTGCCAGTCAGGATCAGTTTGATTCAGTTTCTTGTGTTTCTGTGGAATTGAATGTAGCACAAGTCTCAGGAAAGCCTGATATTCAAAATGGGGTCCCTTCACTGCTAGCTGGGGCCAAACTTGATGAGGAATCGACCAGTCAACAAG GAACAATTACAAGTTATGTAACAACAGATGGTTTGTCGGTGGGTATTACACGAAGATAA
- the LOC108319826 gene encoding uncharacterized protein LOC108319826 isoform X6, producing the protein MIAPRAGANTLLEENHNVSLSHQKRAIRSFIGCPSAKDFAALWGFELNEIENCASQDQFDSVSCVSVELNVAQVSGKPDIQNGVPSLLAGAKLDEESTSQQGQEQLQVM; encoded by the exons ATGATAGCCCCGCGTGCGGGGGCCAACACTCTTCTTGAGGaaaat CACAATGTTTCTTTATCACACCAGAAACGAGCTATCAGGAGTTTCATAGGTTGCCCTTCTGCTAAAGACTTTGCAGCACTCTGGGGGTTTGAATTGAATGAGATTGAAAACTGTGCCAGTCAGGATCAGTTTGATTCAGTTTCTTGTGTTTCTGTGGAATTGAATGTAGCACAAGTCTCAGGAAAGCCTGATATTCAAAATGGGGTCCCTTCACTGCTAGCTGGGGCCAAACTTGATGAGGAATCGACCAGTCAACAAGGTCAG GAACAATTACAAGTTATGTAA
- the LOC108319826 gene encoding uncharacterized protein LOC108319826 isoform X5, with translation MIAPRAGANTLLEENVSFFFRLSFMHNVSLSHQKRAIRSFIGCPSAKDFAALWGFELNEIENCASQDQFDSVSCVSVELNVAQVSGKPDIQNGVPSLLAGAKLDEESTSQQGQEQLQVM, from the exons ATGATAGCCCCGCGTGCGGGGGCCAACACTCTTCTTGAGGaaaatgttagttttttttttcgccTCAGTTTCATG CACAATGTTTCTTTATCACACCAGAAACGAGCTATCAGGAGTTTCATAGGTTGCCCTTCTGCTAAAGACTTTGCAGCACTCTGGGGGTTTGAATTGAATGAGATTGAAAACTGTGCCAGTCAGGATCAGTTTGATTCAGTTTCTTGTGTTTCTGTGGAATTGAATGTAGCACAAGTCTCAGGAAAGCCTGATATTCAAAATGGGGTCCCTTCACTGCTAGCTGGGGCCAAACTTGATGAGGAATCGACCAGTCAACAAGGTCAG GAACAATTACAAGTTATGTAA
- the LOC108319826 gene encoding uncharacterized protein LOC108319826 isoform X2: MIAPRAGANTLLEENVSFFFRLSFMHNVSLSHQKRAIRSFIGCPSAKDFAALWGFELNEIENCASQDQFDSVSCVSVELNVAQVSGKPDIQNGVPSLLAGAKLDEESTSQQDLRFTDANEYRALGDLQ, translated from the exons ATGATAGCCCCGCGTGCGGGGGCCAACACTCTTCTTGAGGaaaatgttagttttttttttcgccTCAGTTTCATG CACAATGTTTCTTTATCACACCAGAAACGAGCTATCAGGAGTTTCATAGGTTGCCCTTCTGCTAAAGACTTTGCAGCACTCTGGGGGTTTGAATTGAATGAGATTGAAAACTGTGCCAGTCAGGATCAGTTTGATTCAGTTTCTTGTGTTTCTGTGGAATTGAATGTAGCACAAGTCTCAGGAAAGCCTGATATTCAAAATGGGGTCCCTTCACTGCTAGCTGGGGCCAAACTTGATGAGGAATCGACCAGTCAACAAG ATCTACGGTTTACGGATGCGAATGAGTATCGTGCTTTAGGAGATTTGCAGTGA
- the LOC108319826 gene encoding uncharacterized protein LOC108319826 isoform X3 yields the protein MIAPRAGANTLLEENVSFFFRLSFMHNVSLSHQKRAIRSFIGCPSAKDFAALWGFELNEIENCASQDQFDSVSCVSVELNVAQVSGKPDIQNGVPSLLAGAKLDEESTSQQGQIYGLRMRMSIVL from the exons ATGATAGCCCCGCGTGCGGGGGCCAACACTCTTCTTGAGGaaaatgttagttttttttttcgccTCAGTTTCATG CACAATGTTTCTTTATCACACCAGAAACGAGCTATCAGGAGTTTCATAGGTTGCCCTTCTGCTAAAGACTTTGCAGCACTCTGGGGGTTTGAATTGAATGAGATTGAAAACTGTGCCAGTCAGGATCAGTTTGATTCAGTTTCTTGTGTTTCTGTGGAATTGAATGTAGCACAAGTCTCAGGAAAGCCTGATATTCAAAATGGGGTCCCTTCACTGCTAGCTGGGGCCAAACTTGATGAGGAATCGACCAGTCAACAAGGTCAG ATCTACGGTTTACGGATGCGAATGAGTATCGTGCTTTAG